The genome window CAAAAGCTAGATATTATATCCAAACACTCCAATGcaatctgaaaaagaaaaaaaaaacaacaaaaatttaaCAAACACTTATCAATTAATATTCTAATCAATCacaaaacaagacaaaaataaaaattacaaacaataGCCAAAGGCTCGTGATGATATCAATGAATTAGGCAAAGGCTCAGGATGCTCCAATATAatctgaaaacaaaaaaaaataagtaaaaagTTTAACAAACCCATTACAATAACAtgcaaaatacacaaaaataatcataaaaaaactaaatttaaaagaaataacTACATTATTGGGTATAAATGAACTTAACCTTAACAATGGTGGGCCAAAAATGGCATTGAAACGCCTTGGGCGGCAGAGGAAAACACAGAGAAACGTCTCTGTTTTGGAGGAAAATCAccagaaatgaggaagaaaggcTCTGCCTAGGGGGTTATATCGCTAAAGGTAATAAAATGTCGTCGCCAAGGTTGAACACGCTGTTTCACTCAAATGGTGAGATGTCGTTGCTGTAGGATAGTGAATAGTTCACGAATCCTGTCATGTGCTACGCGTCTaccctacagtgacgacatgtcatcgctataattagtgaaatttgacttaaattttttggcggttCACTTTTCCACATTTTTTAGGGCCATACTGCGACGACATATCATCGCTATAGAGTAGAAAATAACTGACCAGTGGTTTAAAGTGGACCCTACAATGATAACATGTCGTCTCTCTAGAATAATATATTTCCCTCCTTTTTTTCCACGATGACTCTACAGTGGTGACAAATCGTCACTATAGGGGATacaaataggcaaccaactctggGAGGTTGAGTTCCCTCCTTATCCTACATcaacaacatgtcgtcgctatataGACAAacattcttctcttttttttcaacgaagaccctacagcgacgacacgTGTGTTGATGACCCACCTATtcgtgtgttgttgacgaccctaTGTCGTTGTTGTAGggtacttttttaaaaaaattgacaaCCGTACAGCGACCACATGTTGTGGGTGTAGGgtacttttttaaaaaattaagaaaaaataaattttcgtGGATTTCGGCTACATACAACGACTACTTTGGAGTCGTCGCAAAagatgtcgtcgctatagaatatttttcttgtagtgtaattCTGTCTGAACAGATTGAAAGGCTGGAGCTACAGAAGGTGATCATCCTGAATCTGTAGGAGAAGCAACACACACATGTGGCAAAGATATTCCCTTAAGCTACTTAGAAGGATCAAACTTCTTAGAGGGTTTGAAAGTCATCTCAGACACGGGATCCTCTTTAGATTCAGTGTCAAAGATCAGCTCCTTCTTCGAAGACAACACTTTATAGATCAAGTTAGGAAAAAGAAAATTGCTTAATGCTTTAAATGAATGAGCCAAACCGTTGACATAAATTTTCGTCAACTAAAATAAGAAGAGTAATTAAACAGATAAATTGTTCttaaagaataaaaattaatacaagggattttacgtggttcagtagttaggTCTATCTTGTCCATGAGTTACTTTTATTGATTGATTCgctttaaattaagctaaaagcAATTTCACAAATTTCGGTACAGTATTTGTGCGTGAAAAATAAATCACTATGGTGCAGGTATTTATTGACCTGGTTACAGATACTCTTCCCCACGATCCAAAGAAGAAGTTAtacaaatatctttatttgaatttgaattacaaATAAATCAGTCAACAACATAATTTCTAAACTAATCCCTTGAATATAGGAATGATTTACTTGAATACTGTTTTCTGACGCTTCTTAAACACGCTTTTGAGCTAACCGTAATACTCTTCAAGCTGGAATATGTCATTTAGATCACTGAGCCGACTACCTTGCTTCGAGCAGAAATGGTATGACACTTCATAATTACGGTtacattattattaataatattatttaaatctgAGCTTATTGAGATGCCTCCAAACTTATTATCCGAACCAAATTCTCTTGTTATCGGAAACACGGTATAACACCATCACGAAACAACTACATCCACAAGATTACTAtgtttataattattatataaaatttctatacatatttttttttaaaattatatttttatatttaatgaatatttcttttatttacttttattttattattgtttcatGCGGCAATTCCAAATAACTTAACAATGTTAaaactattttttgttttttgagaaaaatgtaaaacagaataaataaaaaaataaaaaatattatggtTCAAATAATTTGTAATTAAAGTAATCAACCGCTAGCTCCATATAACAGtttaaaaaacaaacaaacaaaaaagaaaagttaCTTATGTGGACATGCCTCAAGTTCTTAGCCAAATGCTTTATTATAAATAGTTTTCATTCTCACATCTCAACGTGTTCTGATccattaaaaagaaaattagctTGTATCCAAACAATACCAAAAATGGAAGTAGAGCAAGTTCCCCACATGAAAGGTGGTGTCGGCAAAGCTAGCTATTCAAATAACTCCTCACTTCAAGTATGTGCAGATACACACACATATAATAATGTCATGTGTATTATTTTACAATTATAGTATATGTTagtttatgttattatatattGCAGAAGGTTGTGATTTCGAAAGTAAAAAGCACAGTGGAAGAGACTGCCTTAGAGGTTTATAGTAATATCTTGCCAGAGTGTATGAGAATAGGTGAATTGGGTTGCTCTTCCGGGCAACTGCCCTGACCGTTACATCTTACATTTTGGATGCAATAATGTCATCATCCCAATTCTTGGATGATGAGATGAATAAAAAGAAGCCATTGACATTCCAAGTATTTCTCAATGATCTTCCTGGAAACGATTTCAATACCCTCTTTCAATTGCTTTCGAGCTTTTATGAGAGGCTGAAGAATAAAAATGGTGACAAGTTTAAACCCTTATGCTTTGTCATGGCTATGCCGGGGAGCTTTCATGGAAGGCTTTTTCCTAATAACTCCATGCACACCATTCACTCTTCTAACAGTTTGCATTGGTTGTCAAAGGTAGCTAGTACGTATACAAAACTTGCAAAAACTATATATCTCTGATTGGTTGTCTtagaataaataaaaattaggTTAAATTTTTATATGTCTGAATTTATGTACAAAAgcgtatatataaatattttttttaaaaaaaatgcaatatatATATCAAGATAATTAAAGATTAATATGATAATGTTTCACCTTTATTATTTGTTTGCTACAATATCTCTAATTACACACTGTTGTGTTAAAGGTTAATAACAAAATACTCCTTATGTATTGCAACAAAATTAGTATAAAATTTTCTAGTAATtaggaaataccaattttttcaaaattaattttaatatttagtgAGGACATGTTTTGATTATATTGCGAATTTTTTTATATTGGTTATTTGTCACAAtcaaaattttatgattaatcaaatgtatattaaaaaaagagTGCTTTAGAATTAGGTAAAATGTATGATCGGTTTGACATGATCTTTAAACAATAACCATAATGGTTTGGTTAACCAATTAATTTTTTCAACTTTCAAGTAATTTGTTTAAATTACATTGATtaaacataattatttttttagacAATATGTGACtcattaattgtatttttttttaaggtACCAAATGGTTTGGTTAGTGAAACAGGAGAAGCACACAACAaagataatatttatattacaaagacAAGCCCTGGTGTGTTAGTGAAAGCATACTTGAGCCAATTCCAAGAAGACTTCACAATCTTTTTAAGATGTCGTTCAGAAGAAATGGTCGTTGGTGGTTGTATGGTACTAACAATTATGGGCAGTGTTATAAGTAATGATCCTAAACATATTTTGGAGATAGTTGGAAGGGTGTTAAGTGACATGGTCTTCGAGGTACAATTAATTATGTTTCATTGATTTATTTTACAGAAATTGCTAAGGAGTTTATTGTTACACACTAGTATTAATTTGTGTCTATTATGTACACACATAGAAAATACTTCAATATAATGTCGATACAAGATTTTACAGTGACTAAAATATAATTAGATGTTAtagttaaaattaattttttttttaaaaatatttatggcacaggtaattaaaattaatatattattattttagggCATAATTGAAGAGAAAAGTGTGGGCAATTTCAACGTACCAATATATTGTCCAACCGTGATGGAAGTTAGAAATATGATTGAAGAAGAAGGATCTTTCTGGTTGCGAAAGCTTGAAGCTTATGAACTTGCTTGGGACACTGGTTTTAGTGAAGCAGAAGCAAAAACAAATAATACCAACATCAATGATGATGATGAGGTTGACAAACTTAATAGAGGGACGTATGTTTCCAATTATATGAGAGCAGTTTTGGAGCCTATTATGATTAAACATTTTGGAAAAAGTGTGATGGATGATTTGTTCGAGAGATTCACCCAAAAGATCATTGAATTTACTGCAAATGAAAATTGGCCTCACATATACTTTGGTATATCTTTGACAAAGAAATAACCATGGTTGAAGATATCCTCGAATCTATCATATGTGAtatgatttttaattagttttttggTTCTTTGTTTGCGAATTGGGAAAATTGTGACAACTTTAGGAGTTCTTATTTTATaatcattttaaaatttaatgtgttattttataatgGATGATCATGTATATATTTTGCATTTAGATTCCAAAGTTTGAATGGtggttatatataaattaaatatgattttggTGTTTAAACTCCTTTAGTTTTTCATATGGAATAACGTTCTCAATTAATCCTTTCGTCAACCGAAGTAAATTAAGTATAAAAACCAAATGAAAAGCCTCATTTTTAGTACTGTTTTTTTTTATAGTCACATGCTTAATGAATATTGTCTGTTAATTAAAGATTTATTATATTTGCAATAATTAATATCGTAAATTAATGGATGACATATATGGCGTGGTCGTAGCAgacaaaaaaaacatatattattgtGTTGTATATACCTGTACTGATAATATAAATTCATATCATTGTACGGAAAAAAGAGAGTATGTGGTACATATTTATTCTTTTGAATGaagtgataatttaaataataaaagtgaAGGACAAGAATAGTGAACATTTAGTGTGTGGTGCATATTTTTCCATAAAGTAGATCTCATATCCTAGAGATTTACTGTTATCCTAACTTATCAATAAGAAAAGTAAATAATAGAGACACATTTGTTTTTTACCATTGTGCTTATAAAAAAACACTAGaaaagtatatataaaaaaaaacatttttcaaTATTTGTGGATGAGAAATTAAATGTGCAATTTATTATAAATTAATGATCTGAGGATGAATTGCCATGTCAAATAATTGAAGACTAATACGAATACGACATCACAAACCATAAAATTAACGCAATTATGGGCCAGTTTGGTACAGCTGTATTGTGGGGAAATATAGTTGTAGCTTTGTTGTGGGGAAAAACAACTTTAGCTGTGTTATAGGGGAAATTTGTTGAGTGTTTGGTAAATTACAAAATTTAAAGTGTTGTGAGTTGGAAAACTTGTATCAGGATgtcttatttattatattttactaaaaaaaatttacatgtttaaattaaatatatttttgataaaagactaataaagtgatcataaactgttacacccagatttcgagacctgagattgtgacctcgaaagctagactcgtcaagtgtgagctcgagatatctaaaACGCATGTTCGTGGCCCAGATGTCAAACTctcgaatcaagatggcaaccttgaagacatttaacctcgaagttctttctgaGTTGGAAAGAACATAGCATCGGGGTAtatccgttgtcgggtgtcttcggatcaagtagcccgagcttaaaaAGTGTACAAGCTCGGAATGTAACAGCCTCGATGGTATCtacccgctccgagctggtcttggaatATGGCGGCTAGTTcgtaacttatctatagacctggacCGACATGATGTTGATTGCCGACCTCGATAGATTTAATATAGTGTATAATAAACTCTATATTAAAGTgatttgttaatttaattttactaaaataaaataatatctaataaattataaaaatattttttgaacaaaaataatattaatttattttaaataattttattttgtataatataataaataagtttatggcaaaaaaatttcaaaattttatttttagaaaaaactaaAAGTTGGGTTTTGCTAGCTTTAGCTTTTAGCTTAtgtataaattattaaataagttgATTTCTGACTGTTTACCAAACATCATTATTGTACTACTTTTTCATAAagtaatttttagttttttttttaaaagttgtcCCAAACAGGGCTATATATGGTTCGAATTTGGTGTATATTAGTATTTAACTTTATGTTATGTTAGCAATAAATAAAAGTTAcacacaaaaatttatatatattaaactaTATACATCATTATAAATTAATCACTTAAAATTGATtagtgtgtattttttttttagtatttattcCTCTATAATCTTTATTAAGCAGAGATTGTTCTGTTGGCACTTCATATTATTACTAGTgtattaaaaattacataataattactaTCTACAATTACAACATCATAATAACTTAACTTTTACCTCAtttttatcacatttatatattaCATGAAACTACTATTTTATCTCCAATCTACTCCTTCAAATTTTACATCAAAAGAGAATATTATTCTTTTTAtcatgaataattaatttaataaatattaacattaataaacataattaaataataattttatattgagtaaaaaaaagacaaaaaattattaatttagacTGAACTTAAACTATTACATTATGAAAATCAAAATtgcatttttaaaaaattaaacacgaaaatttaatataaaaatgacatgtacaataataattatatacTAATTAGTATATATTCTTCCCCAAATGATCAATTAATGCATTTGGAAGGGTAATGTGAGGTTAATTCTTTATCATTGATTTAATTGTATCGGTTAAGCTtcaaataatgtttttttttctctctttaaaTTATTGTTGAgttttgttgacgtcgtttttcatcaacttaaaaatGAGATCAATTAAATAAGAATATATCAGAGTAAatgaaataagaagatgaaaacaagatctttttacgtggtttagcagttaaatctGCGTAGTCCATGAGTCTGTGCTATAAGCGCTTGGGAGTCATCTGGaaactttcagagaatagttgcctaagttttctctcaagatttcCCTCTctttacaaatggagtttccttctctatttatagagaaggtttcagaattcgttcccacatatttcgggaagatattctgcgAATCAAATGATATAATGCAACttaatgcattatttgctacGTACACGGTAACATACCATAAAACATGGGATTGGTTAacaaattacataatatcccttaaacatagggattctaCAACAATAATACATTCACATGTAACTGACTAGCTCAGATACTGAGTCCATTACACCTCCGAGACCATTTGTCTATCACAAGCTCGTCATCTTATTTTGCCTATGCTCacaacaagtaaccattgacgaagtCATCACATTTGAGTTTATTATACTTCTAGAGTTCGAACCATCTTGTTTAAGGGAAAGAGATGCGTCAGGAAATATAggcaagtgttgaacccttgctatTCCGAGCTTCCTCATAAGCTCGGAGCACCATCGAGGCTACACACTCCTTGAGCTCACGAGGTTGTCATTTACAGCGAAACTGTTTGACTGAAGGAGCATATAACGATTGTGCTTGTTTTGAGCTTACACCTACCTAACAAGCCTAGATTTTGGGATCATAATTCCTCaatctcgaaatctaggtgtaacattttgccccctcaaaagaatcagttcaaatcctatgagaaagaaacttttgaactatcCTCCTTGGAAACGGTACCGTCTAATGTACTCAAGAGTGGACGCGCGTCAGCCAGGGGTTGCTCAACTCgagtacttgagtgcttttgTACCATGCCCACGTCTATTCATTTGCCATCTTTATGCCGCCATTGTCACGTCTGTGCCCATTCGTTCGATCAAATATCGAATTCGGCCAACAGTCCAAATCAGTTCGACATTTGACATTCtttggggcctataaatatgcccATAACATCTTATTCCCATCACTTTTGCATTTTAAACTTTCAgagaaaaaaggagaaaaaacCAGAACTCAAAcattgttttgttcttgcatgttttccaaaccgagAAGGCAAAACAACTTTGGCTTGTTCGACCTCGTGAGATAATTCTTGCAACCACTCCTCCAATCATCAATCTCTCTGTATCCGCAAGCCATTGTGTGTAAGTTAATGTTCTTGATcccatatgtttatatatattttgtttttacaTTTTTGTGTCCCTGTTGCACCGTGAGCATATTTGCTAGTTTTATACTAGGATATTTGTAGTAATTTGTAACTTTTACTGTATAGTTTAACTGATACTGCGCGGACTTTGGATTCAACAAATTTCTGGTACCATGGGTTTCAAGCCCAAATTTAGTGTAGAGGATGCAAGTGTAGCTTTttgattgttatatatatatattttttattacgGGTAATGTATTGTATAGACCAAGAAATTGGGTACTGATTTAaggttttaaattgcacgtttcccaaattatcaccttttttgagtaaccgtcaaatttttcttcaaaaatccgGGATTCATAAAATGAACCCACTTTCCCTTCTCCGCGTcaaatacacgctcgaagcccgaGCCTAACAATGGATCAGGGGTACCTCCAAATTCATCCCATTCCTTTGAGATTTCGATCTCGATCGAGCTTGGctttgttaggaaaaaatagattgcctcaatggaaataggtaagaatattacaactccaggcaatatattacaaataaataaagatttattaaataaggttacaactctataagtgaaagtacaaataaacaaaagaagaagaagaagagaagaagaacataatagtgaaaatacaactctaagcaaaagattacaagtaaagtaaaaatgtttggaacaaaagaaaagaagataacaactctaaacaaaattacaagtaaataaaacatgaggaatgagaagaaaagaaatagaagaaattgtaagaacaaaacaaagaaaactctcacttacacaacctaagtgaagagtgttgggaatCGCCAACTTGAATAAGATTTAAAACCTTtgttcaaaagcttatttccccctgactcaagcactaagggatctctctcagattaaaggaaatgatttatggaattatcaagcctcaaggtgtctctagccaagtgctctaataggtagaaatattgtgtctttcaagtgagctataggctcctatttatagagtttagagacaccctttaaatttcaaattccactaacccctatggctgttaccaatgtttaattggattaatatgaaattaaaaatgagatttgggagttatttgggtatttgagccattcaacaaagattgaaaaaactgaaaaaatgggtcagttttggcctgtggccgcggccacgactctctgtcccacaggcctaAAAAAatttgtgctatttttccaaatggttccaaaccctcccaaatgattttgtaacccccaaaacatattattggggtttaaatcatatctctaacaggcatttctcaaatggttttatgaaattcatctcaatattgtgttacaccaaatttacacaataatgggtaatatttggaagttaccaatttgtaacatcaaatatgttacattatttggatatatcttatatatctaaatattgtaactctctattatatattacaatatgtgacactctttgtcacatttatttaatctaaaacattatattataatataatataatattacattatattataaaataatataacagcctTTCCATTCCGAGTcttcgagctcgaaccatctagAAATTCATTCTTTATTCCTTgtgtgcctggccctcacccttttctttcttgctagatgtcacagagtTTTGAAAAACGATtggggtcagtgctcgcaattccCTATTTTCCAACAACTCCATGCCTCGAATCGCCCTTCACTCGAAATCAGCGGCTAATTCGCGAACATAAAGTGAGGTGTGAAAaagaagatattcgagctcaCTTCTAACGTCAAATCGATGAGGTTgaggaaaggaaaaggaaaaaacttcTGCGTGGCACCAAGATTTTGGGTCCGAGTCactgagggggctcggttattccctattcCTACTTGTCCCTCTGCAATTGGGTTGGCAACATCTTCAGCTTGGTTACTTCTCTGGGGTCTCAGTGGAACAGGATGCAATGCTGGTGGCGGAGCTTGCTCTGCCCTTCTAGAGGCCGCGTTCTTACGAGGTCGCCCTCTAGGCGTACGCGGTGGGATTTGAGCATCCCGCGGAGGCGGAGCTTGGATATCTTGCGGAGGCGGGGCCTGAGCCGCCTATGCTTtagcagctagtctggctagtATTCATTGCATTTTGTAGCCTTTACCAACTGTTTACGCAGTTGGCCATTCTTGAGTTCCACGATTGGAACATATCTCttgggattgtagtacatatccttgTCGACACTAGGGGTAGGTGGTCCCCGGGAGTTAGACAAGTCACTCCTCTTATCAGGATCAGAATTCACCATATGATGCTTTCCAGGCCGTCAAGGTTATTCATCATCATCTAGAATTTCTTCCTCAGgtatattgggatcatttgcagccATTGCTAATTTGAGAGGCTCTTTGACTAAACAGACTAAcgcactgtttaatggctctcaacgaaagcaccaaactgttgacgccgtttttcctcaacttaaaaaggagagcaattaaacaagaatacaTCACAGGAAatgaaataagaagatgaaaacaggatctttttacgtggttcagcagttgaaTCTGCCTAGTCCTCGAGTCTGTGTTATAAGTGCTTGGGAGTCTTCTTGAAACTTTCAGAGAATCGTTggccagagttttctctcaagatctcaagATTTCCCTCTctttacaaatggagtttccttctctattatagagaaggtttcagaattcgtTCACACgaatttcgggaagatattctgcgAATCGAATGATATAATGCCACTTAATGCATTATTTGCTATGTACACGGTAACATCCCCTAAAACATGGGATTGGTTAacaaattacataatatcccttaaacatagggattctaCAACAACAAATACATTCACATGTAACCGAATAGCTCATATACTGAGTCCATTACACCTCCGaggcatggtaggtcggttgtgtgggaaatgacttctcatgtgacatggtaggtcggttgtgtagaaccgacctaccatgtcattataaaaatacattattaaagataatctaatttgttttatattattgaaattttaaaatatattaatttatttaaacaatacatatatataatctatttgggtatgaaataagtataaaaatatatatacttattaatattacatatattat of Humulus lupulus unplaced genomic scaffold, drHumLupu1.1 SCAFFOLD_27, whole genome shotgun sequence contains these proteins:
- the LOC133810895 gene encoding probable caffeine synthase MTL2, which translates into the protein MEVEQVPHMKGGVGKASYSNNSSLQVCADTHTYNNVMCIILQLYYILDAIMSSSQFLDDEMNKKKPLTFQVFLNDLPGNDFNTLFQLLSSFYERLKNKNGDKFKPLCFVMAMPGSFHGRLFPNNSMHTIHSSNSLHWLSKVPNGLVSETGEAHNKDNIYITKTSPGVLVKAYLSQFQEDFTIFLRCRSEEMVVGGCMVLTIMGSVISNDPKHILEIVGRVLSDMVFEGIIEEKSVGNFNVPIYCPTVMEVRNMIEEEGSFWLRKLEAYELAWDTGFSEAEAKTNNTNINDDDEVDKLNRGTYVSNYMRAVLEPIMIKHFGKSVMDDLFERFTQKIIEFTANENWPHIYFGISLTKK